The DNA window GAAAAGCAATTAACTACTCTGTAAAAACTATTCGCAgcagaaaaaacaattaaatatcCTCTAAACAATTTTCACGTTGGTTCAAATtgcttagaaaaaaaatcaaaatataccATCAATAACTTTTAATTTGAGACATTCACTAAAGAGGGGTGTAAAGGagactttcttttctttaaatCGGACACGAGGGGTCCTTTTTAGACTTTATTTCTTCGGTTTGGCCTCGGCCCGTCAGCCTTTTCCTCCCTGCGCATGCTCCTCCCCCTACCCAGGCCACAACCTGGGCCTGGGCCGAGAAAGTAGCTAGCGTGCGCGCCCCCTCTTGGGCCGATTTTGGCCCGGACGACGCCGTCCGTCCGATCTGCTAGGGTTTCGATCGGACGGCTAGGCGGAAGAGATCGGGAGATCAAAACCCGAcccaagccgccgctgccgcccgaccaaacccaaaaccctagctccATTTCCCTCGGGTGCGACCGCGCCGAGCGGCGTCGGcagccctcgcgccgccgcgccatggccggccgATCGCCGGTGACCTCCTTCCTCTTTTCTGTTCTCCCCCAACCGTCCTCACTCCCCATACACCGTGCGAGGCAAAGAAAAGTAAGTGGTGGTGATGGAGATGGGAGGCATTCGTGCGACGCGACGGCACCGTCATTCGACTGCTCGCCGGTGCGCGCTCCCCGTTGGGTGAGCGCGCCACCGTCGAGTAGCCTTGCGGCGGCACTTGGCCGACGTGTGCCCGTCCCCTCCTCCTTTCTCTTCTCTCGGACGAGAACCGACacggctcggcggcgccgttgTGCGGCCTCTCACCGGCGCGCGCGTTCGCCCGCGGGtgagcgcgccgccgtcgagcggcCTCGCGGTGGTGGCTTGCCGACGCCCAGTTTCCTCTTCTCCCCCCTCACCGTCTCTTGCCCCCCACCGTGTGAGAGACAGAGCACGACGACGATGGAGatggcagcgccgccgcgagacCCCCTCGCCGGCGCATGTGTGCGCTCGCGCATGGCCGTTGATGGGCTCCCCGACGGTGcccttttcctttcctcctCTTCGACCCGGTGTGGCGGCGTACCCGCGGTGGCAGACGTCGACCACCCCCTAGCGCGCAACCGGCGGTGATGGCGGAGGGACTACCGGCACGGCGTCAACGACAACCGACGGCGGTGATGGAGGTTAGAGTTTCGCCCCTCCCATCCATctcttttctttgcttttcTTTCGGTTTTCTTTTAGGGATGGAATCCCCTTTCGATTTCTCTGTGATTCAATTCCCAAACAGAACTAAACCCTAGAACacttgctctgataccaatgtTAAAGTTCTATTTGGATCATCTAGGGTTCTAGCTCTAGTTCGTTTCTCCGTTGAATGAAACAGTGGCATTGCGCAGGTAAAAGAGGGATTAGGGTTTGGGTTACTGACTAGTCGATCTTAGACGCCGAGGAAAAGGCATCCATCGTCTTCGCTGTTTGGTCCGGTGTTGGGgctgatgacgacgacgatggttGTGGCAGctccggcgagatcgaggcacGGCGGTGGCGTATCCCGTCACTGGCTACGCCTTCCTTGATCGGGTAGGGTTTTTGGGGTggagtggcggcggtggtggatcTCGTCATTCGTGCCATGTCGGCCTCCACCCCCCTTTTATATGGCGCAGGGTGATAGGGGGCCCACCAGCTATTGGGCTGGGCACCCCCGATCAGGGTGCGGTCAAGCTCCCTCCTGGGCCGTTAGGCTCAAGAGGTGGAGATCAATCTAACAGGAGTAATATAATTCATAACAGAAGTAAGCGCGGTGACTCACCGATGATGGTGCAGGCCACAACGGCCGCGGAGTCGTAGTCGTCGAACCGTAGCTCGGCGAAGAACTGGCTGTCGGGTGGCTCGGGAGCCTCGTCGCGCATGCCggatcgtcgccgtcgctcgcgGCCTCTTCTGAGGTCGGGAtcgtcaccggcggcggcggcaccggctgcGTTTTCAGGTGGCTTCACTGGTCTAGCTCTAGTGTTCTCCGTGCTCCTCTTTCGAGCTAGGAAGCCGACGTGAACCCAGCGCGCGCGTCTGAAGCCGACGGACGCATACACCAGAGCCTTCACGGGTTCGAACTCGGCACCCTGAAAAAAATGTCAGCAGCATATGGTTTCGTTTAAGTAAGTCGCTAGTCATTGCTATCTGCACCGATGCATATTCGGGTTGTCACTGTACTTGTGTATGTAAGGGTGGTAATGGACCTAACTATTttgcctacaaaatttaatggCCGGGTTTAAAacgggttaaaaataaaattgtatagagttttgagctaaattttttttaagaattaaatagggttgtgaaagaacctACGGGCCTTGTTTCATTCCCACCCTTGCTTATATACCGGATTGTGGGCGTTGTGGTGACGGAGAGCACGGTTGACGTAGTCGACGATCGAGGAGCGTTCAGTTTGCCTGCAAGTGCAGAATTGTTATTACTAGCACATATACttgttttaagaaataatcaCTACTCGATACACCTGCTGTCAACGACTCAACGCTCTTTCTATGACCATTATGTTGTGCCATGAACAACAAGCAAGAGATGAGAACATAGGGGCCGTGACGTGGCCAGAGTTTTCTCTTTGACTAGTCCTACGCTATAAGAACATCGTATAtcgaaatttttaaaacactatacattaaaaatacaagtataatctaaataaaacaataatacaaatataaaaataatataaaggaAAATCTCCATGAATCAAAATAGGGGTAGTCATGTGTACGTCCACCCACCTGAACTACCCCTAACTACATACACCcctaagagcaactccaatAGTAGTTTTATCCAATTAGCTAAATTTAGTGTTTGTActtctttctaaaaaaaagaaaacctccTAAAAGCATGGGACAAACCAACAGAATAGGTAATCTAGaccctctatattttaaacttCCTCCACATcattatttccttttcttttttgatccAATCGGCAAACAAATCAAGGCCTGGTGatagcagcagccgccgccgccgcatacAAATACAGCACATGCCGATGACCTGGGCAATTGATCAGTGCAGGCGTTTACACTGGATTCACGCTGCATGCTGGTGCTCGCATTGCAGTGTTTTGACGCCATATTGCCTGCCCACAACGAGGTATGTCCAAGTTTTGTACGTTTTGGTTGTGTCTTTCGTGCCACCGTTCGTCTGAATTCTTGCTcgattcatctatttttagggAAGATCAACGCTTAAAGTATGGGTTCAGATGATGAATTCAATCAATTTGTAATGGATGAATTGATGCATTTCTCTTCGGATGATGAGCAGAGAGTATATCGTGCTGCCGCACACATAATAGTTGAGGATTCGCTTAATCATCCGGGTCAAATAGGTTCTATCAAAGGACATGATATACTTGATCGTGACAGACTGATGTGGCAAAACCTTCTTTTTAAGGATTATTTATCAGACAACCCTACCTTTGGACCGAAGGTTTTTAGACGGAGGTTTGTATGTTTTGTACAATGTTTTATTGAATTATTGTGTTCATTGTATTTCAGCGTagctaaataaattttattgtgtCGTCATATAGGTTTTGGATGAGGCGACATGTTTTTTTGCGTATACTGAATGCTGTTGAGGAACATGAAAACTATTTCGTGCAGAAGAGGAATGCAGCTGGTACTCTAGGATTATCTTGTCTGCAGAAGGTCGTAGCGGCGTTTCGGATGTTAGCTTATGGAGGAGCGGCTGATGCTTTGGATGAGTACATTCGTATTGGTGAGAGTACTGCTCTAGAAGCTTTGAGAAAGTTTGTTGTAGCTATTATTGAGGTCTTTGGACCAGAGTACATGAGATTGCCCAATAAACAAGATACTGCTAGATTACTTGCAATTGGAGCGAGTAGAGGTTTTCCAAGTATGCTTGGGTCCATAGATTGTATGCATTGGAGCTGGAAAATTTATCCGACTGCATGGCATGGTATGTACAAAGGTCATAAGAAGGAGCCTACaatcataataaaacaaattcacTGTTGGCAGTAGTGCTATGGGCAATACTAAACGAACAAGCACACAAGTAAATAGTTTGATATGTCACTATTTGaatgaaagaaaattataatggttTCATAGACATGCAGTACTCAAAATATACTGAACTACACGAAGAACTACACTAGCAACCGAAACGCCTAGCTAGAATGTCATTCTGACGCCCTTCATAGAATTGCTTCTGTTGGTCAGTCATAGTGCTCAAATCAAGACTAAGAATTCTCTCCTCTTCCAACTCCCTTTGGAACTCAAATTTTTCTCTATccaatttcatctttttttcctgCAAATGAAAGGCCCTATCCCACCTCTCAGCTTTCTTCAGGTCTTTTTTACCTTCAGCTTCTTTCATCTTGTCCACGAGATAGTCCACTGCTTCGATGGTCGAACGTTGTCGCACCTTCTAtttctccttcttctttcctttAGGTCTTCCTAAAgcattttctgtatttttagCATACGGGCAGAAGCAGGAGATGAATTTGACACTGTCTTCTGCTTCTTGTTACTTGCTATTTTTGTAGCAGCTCGATGATTTTTCCATGCAATCCATTTGGGCATGTCCTTTAGAATTTTCCAGCAATGCATGTAGGCAAAATTCGTGTTCTTAATATCTTCGGCCTTGAACATTGCACATGCACTTGCAATATGTAGAtagcacacacaaaaaaaatatgcattcACTAGGATGTCACAAATGAACATACATGACATAGTTTCATTTGTAACAAATAAACTAACCTTGTCATCAACTGAACAACCACTCTGGTTTCTTGTCTCAATCTTTGACAGACATCCACAAAAAAGATTCACATCATGTTGGATGACACCCCAACGGTTCATTAATGGACCCTGTGTACGGTCTGAATCGAATGTCTTGTTAGCATGAAAATATTGATGGATTCTTCTCCAATATGCCCCCAGTGGTTGATCACTTCCTTGAATAGGATCCATGCCAATATTAAGCCAAGCTGACACAAGAAGTCTGTCCTCATCATCTCTGAAATTTTTAGTTCTTTTCTGAGATCCTTTCGATGCTCTAGGTACATCATCATTACTTGTATGACTAGGAGGTGGGAGATCATGAGATTCTTGGTCATTCACTAGGAGGTTTGTGAAATAGTGGACAAAATCTGCTAGACAAATAAATAGCATCCATTTGACATTACTAATTGTTGACAGATATAGTGCACAAATAAGCTACCAGCTTGTCATTACTGAATGTTCACCTTATCCTTTAGGAACCTCTTCCTATGTGCACATAATTGTTTATTATTGAACATCTTCAGCGACATATAAAAATGTGCATACTCAAATTCTACTTATCAGATTGCAACAATTAGACAAGATTGATACCCATTAGATCAATTTACAGAGACATGACATGCTACTGCTAGATAAAGTAGTTTACAAACCAAAAAGAAGTTCTCGCAATCTCACCTTGCAACCAAAcctaatcattttttttctttagttataTCCATACAGAAGTAAACCTAGCTGCATTTGTAAGCTTGATTAGAAATTTTGCATCCTTTTCATTCTATCAGtttcttctcaacaaacaGTAAAATACAAGCCAATGCTCATAGCTAGAATTCACCAGGAGAATATGTTATTCTGTAAACTGAAGTACTTAGCACAAAATGGGGAAGAAGTATATAAACAGAACCTAATGTAACAATGAATCTGTGCAGAGCGATGAATCATTGAATCTGTGCAGATCGACGAAGTGACTCAAGCAACTCACGATTCAATCTAAACCAGAAATGATTGCTCTACCTGATTCATCGAGTTTTACTTCTATTGAATTGTACAGAATTGGAACTGTAATTGTAGAATCCACACTGTCTACTACCAACTGTAACCTACAACTAGGAATCACAAAACTACTCACCATTGCCTTCTAGTTCAGGTTCAATAGGTTCATCTGGCATCCGGCCATCGAACTGTGTAGGAGGAGCCACACGATGGCGCATCAGTCCGACGCCGGCATGATCAAATCCTCCCTCTGAACGATTGGCTTGTGCATCTGTCCTTCCTAGCGCAACCTGAGGAATTGGAAAGGACCATCCAGTGGCATCAGTGCATACCTCTCCCTGACCTCCAGTCGTAGAACGACGATGCAGCGATGCTTGGTTCATGCTGACTCCAACAGGGCTGAAACCCAACGACGAATCTCTGCTTGGGTGCATCTGTTCGGAGAATGGCAGGACAAGGGCGAGGGGCGGACACAGAAGAGGGTGCGTGTGGGAAGATTGCAGACGCGGGATTGAGGAAAAGCGCGCGAACGAGCGAGGGAGGAGCGCGAGGTCGCGGGAAATAGCCAAATCGCCCGCGCGGGAGAGGGATGGCGACCCGCTCGGAATCGCCAAAGTTGGGTAGCGCGTGGAGAGGAATGGCGACCGTGATTTTCGGGAGAGGAAGATGACGATTCTGTTGGATTCTAATTTTAATCTCAACTCTTCCATATTTAGCTAAATTGACATTTTAAAGTACCcgttggagttgctctaaaCTCTCTTTCTGTTTACCATTATGTTTGTGACATGGACAACAAGCATTAGAGTTAGAGATAACTTAGACCGATTAAGAGAGGGTATAGACGATGGAGGCTAGGCAATGATGCATGAGAGGATGAGGACGACGGACGTACCGTTTAGAGTATgggacaccgccgccgccgccgcagggaATGTCGTAGCCATTCAaccgttcctcctcctcgtcgatcAACCGCTGCCGCCGTACTAGCTCCCCGCGCGACAGGTTGAATAGGAAGGGAggccttggcggcggcggcggcggaaagCACTCCTCTTTAGATTGCTGTGATCCCATCTACCGTGATCGAGCCAAGAGgtaatgtcttttttttttcgggaGTGATGTATAGAACGATGTAGTCCGTCCGGCTGTGCCGACTGAAGAAGATCAGTCACGCAGTCCTGAGTTCCTTTTTACAGAAGAAAATACACAAGCAATCTCGGTTCGGAAACCGAATCCGAATCGCGTAACAAACTGGTTAGAGCACCCCTAACGGACTCCTCTGCCCGTTGTCTGGGACTCGTAAACAAAATGTCGCGTGATTACTTATCAGATCATTGACTGAATTATTATCATGGATTGTCTACttcgttatatatatatagtgataAACCGattatttttgagaaataaatttaacaacCAACTTAAAACAGCAATGcagtaaaagttttttttcagaaaacatttttctttcaaaacaGGTAGCCAATAACACGTTCCAATAATCtgataaataatatgaaaatattggGGCCAAGAGACATgagcatcatatatatatatatatatataactatatgtcACTCCGATACATTTTACTGGTATACTACTGGTAGCCggtcatttattaaaaagattatttttatactttgttaactaattgattattactattttataattttgtcttttgcattaaagatcacaataaaaaagacaatattatcccttcaaatttctactgcacttaatattattggtagtataatttaatcataatcgttcaataaaaatagatcaacggtgcCAATAAAATTCTGCTGACAGTAGAATACATCGGAGACGGACCTATAACTATGATTAGCATATTGCACAGCATACTCTAAGTTTCTCGCAAGCCGATGAGATAGCACGAGCAAGTATTGCCTATGGGTAACACAGCTTGACACATAATCTGTAAGAGCTCATCAGGTAACGTATTAGATGTAGTATCCTACAGAGTTAGTTTCAGGTGGTGCACCATATACGTGGACATATGTGTACAGCTCTAACCTAGCTACTGCTTCCATATAGCATACCCCTGTCGAGAGGATCCACCCGCAAGGTCACAAGCTGATGAAATGCCCTGTATGCGATCCATCTTCTTGGCCCGTGGATGGAGTGGTTGTCAAGGACTCTCAGCTGGAGCTCATCATCCACGAACCTATATGCATAACAAACCACAGCGTGGTTGGCCGCATCTTTGTCTTTCTCCATCAGCTCTTCCCTGAAATCTGGGTCACGCGGGACTCCTCCATACGCATCATGATCAAGATCGTCGTCGCACCTGTGGCGGCGGCCGTAGGAGGAGTATCGTGAGTCAACGAACAACACCACGACGCACGGGCCATGCAAGTAGATGAGCCTTGCGGCTGCCTCTTGATCAACCAGCTGTTTCTCTGGGTCATCTTCATTGTACAGCTCGTAGCAGTGGAAGCTTGATAGTGGCAGCAGCAGAGGGCCTGGTCTTGCATTTGTAGTTAGCAcaccaccttttttttttgaatcacAATCAGTACTAGCTCAACATGAGCTCCCTCTCTATGGCTCCAAAACTTATAGAAATGGCAGGAGCTCCTCAACTTCCTTGGACAGGCAGCCTTGCAGACAAACGACCATGCTCCATGCAATCGTTCAAACTCAAGCCTGTGCTGTGCTTCAGTGCACACAGTGCACGCAACAAGCGTGCATGAATCTGTAAAATATCCGTCCATTCAGCATATAAGTGCATCTATAAAGGATGTTCTTGGTATTTTATTTGGATCGTTATTGGTTATCAACATCACATTTTCTTAAGGTGTAggataaaaatgatttatcatttttatttcataaatacaAGCAACAACTTAGTGAAATCGTACCTTAAGATATCAACCaagaaaatataacaaatatcaTGAATTCTCTaagtaaacaatattttcaatagAAAGAGGAACTTATGGTACTTACTCCTCAGTCTGTAGCATAGGGTCGCCCATAATGCTAAACCAACTCAACCTCGTTAGCATGGGCAGGAATCGCTTGATAGCAGGAGCCATCCAACAATAGAATAGCTGAAATCGATTCAACACAAAAACAATTACATGTGACAATCATAACACGACTggattagaaaattataacTTACCTTTAAAGCGAACAGCTTGATGAATCTCATCCAACTCCTCAGTAGTTCAGATGCAGACTTCACATGCTGTAAGAAGGACAACACAAATCGGCAAATAGGGCTTGCCACTGTATGGCCATCACACTCTATCTGTACTTGCTGATGAGACAGCACAAGGGTTTGTCTCCTTCCGAAGCCCGAGCTAACAAGGCTAATTTCGCTACCTGCATATTCACCAAAAGTGACTAACCAAATTATCAATGAGCCGAACAACTGACAATGCAAGCCACAATCAACCAGTTCACCGAACTGAATCAAAGACAATTGACACATTCACCAATTAGTAGGTCAACAGAATAGAATATTGTCCATTTCTCATCACAGTAGTACATCACACAGATCAGAAAATTGCAAACCTCTTACCTCTTGACGTAACCATGATGTCCCTGGACTCATCTTCAGCATACAGATTGAACTTTGGAAGGGCATGGTGTTTAGACCGTCCTGTTATGTTACACAATATGAAGTTCTCGAAGAAGCTTTTTTGTAACTTAAATACAGCCCTGTCCCCATGGGTGTTTGAGAGCatgttctgctgctgctgccgtggCACCTGAGGAACAGTCAGGAGCAAACTAGTGAATCCAACAGTCCATTGCAATACATGAAATGGAAATAACCATGTAAAGCTACAAAGAACTATTTTTTCTAGGGAGCTCAGGGGCTGAACCGAGGATATAATCAAGCCAAAAAACAGGCGAATAATAAGATAATCAAAATGCAAtaacatattattttcttgtcGAAGCCATGCCAAAACCATTAAAGTTCCTACAATAACAACACAATCACAATAAGAAGGATACTCTAATGGTGCCACCAAATTTGAATGTATCAGTTACAAGCAATACCTGAATGTTCACTCATAGCTTGGGAAAATCTATCCCAGTAGATTACATGGTTGTTATGTGGCATTGATGACCAGAAGCCTCTGAGCTCAagttagattaaaaaaagagcaGTGATCGTGAGAAGCATCCCAACATTAACTCAGGCTTGATCCAATGAGATGTCAGAGCGATTCAAGTTAAGGTAAACCATGCAAGGTAAGTTCAATGAGAGTAAGGATAACTTTCACACGGTCACACCCTAATCCCCTATCTCCAACTTTGCAGCTACCACCCTTGTAATCATCACTCTCGTTCTGTTTATCTACTATTATCTACAGAGAGTAAGTATAGATAGGATAAACATATTGTGCTTTGGAGATGGATGAACACAAACAGGGGCAGGGCAGGTTATAAATTCGAGCTGTGCATGATATTCATACCTGGCATCTGAACTTGCCATGAGTGGCATTCCAATACTTGTGAAGACATGGATCAAAGGTCCACTCTATACCAGCTTCCTCCTGTAAACCCCAGTAATGAAATGATAAGAACCATATGATCTATAAATCTTCAAGGAATACTGATAACATTTACACAGAACTAGACAGCAGAAAAAATTGTCCATTTCGATCAGAGATTCCAAGTAAAAAGATCTCAGGAGAAGTAATCATAATGCTAAACAGGTAGAGATCAAAACTGCAACACGTGACACGTCATAAGTACTACTTGTAAGAAGATGAAGACCAAAAGCCAATCAATCTGTAAAGTGAAATCGCCGATATAAACGGATTGCGCTATCTCAAGCTATCAAGAAACTCGCAGGATgcacacaaacatgcaaaaatcaagaaagaaagaaaagcagATGCCTTTCAACAGAATTTCTATCAGGAACGGACAACGAAATTAGACCCACACAATGAACAAACAAACTCACTGGGCAAGATTCTACCCAAGACAGCCACATAGTCATGGCCGCAATCGACTCAGCCTAAGCCCATTCCTTCTACCAAAAATGTCACCAAAGTCGGTCGCGCAAGGACATGCCACATGAAATCTGCAAGAACCCTTGCGAAGAAAACAACCTACCAGCCAAAAATCCGTAGCGCAAAGATCGCCCAAGAAACAGAGCGGAGTCATCAATCGCCGAAGAGGCCACAAACCGGTACGAGAATGGGGAGCAAGGATGGGGGGACTCATCCTAACCTGACCAGCACAAGGCAGATGGCCCGGCAGCGAAGGCCACAGGGAGGGATATGCCAGCGGCGAAGACgatggaggtggtggcggcggcgctcctcctccgccgacgccggagctCCCCGCCGCGTCGGGgtggggggcggcggcgtcccaTGCCCGAACCTCTGCCACCCCGCGCTTAAACCCGAGCGGCATTTTCTTCTCTGGTCGGGACGTTTCTACCCTTCGCAGATACTACTACTATTTTCTCTGATTTCCCCTCAGTTTCTGAGAAATGTTTATGCAGGCGCTTGATTTCTCTGTGGCGGAGGGCAtgatttttatagaatttgcTTGGCACGAGGGTCTGAACGGAAAATTGACAAGGTCGTGGGGGTCGTGGACGAGTACAGGCCCATATTTTTGGACATTTGGATCggtaatataataataactgGACACTTTATTTCACATGTAGAAATATACCATAAAGCCATCTGCTTTCTGGCTAGTATTATATCTATTTTACTTAAAAGAAACACAAACTGCAATAATCAACGTTTAGATTGTACGTTTTTttccaaaaggaaaaaagaaagaaaagttttCATCGGTGTGCCttggcaaaatttttaaatcaaccTTTTCaactttctaatttttaattcaTTCCCTCAAATGATTGTTTTAAGCTTGTTTTAATCCATCATACATCAACGCTTTCAAACAGTTCTTATGACCGAGTTTGGTTGGCATTAAGGACATGCTAAAAGACAGAGCCAATTATTTGACTCTTTCCATGTATATATCAACAACactaacttattttacaattatatctataaaattagagttagatatatttcttcattaatacaataaaatattttttactaatattCTTTCCTTTCATCTACCCCAtgcaacaaatatttattaaataaatgctaaaaatcGACTCTAAACCGTTATCATGCATAAcaatcatttttctattttctttcatctctttcattcatattataatatctaCTGACATGTCAATAGATAGGTAGTCTAGTGACCATCTTTTAGAGCCTTCTTATCCAAccatctgcatctgcatgctaGGTTTGTCTCCTTAGTCCTCCTCGTCTCCTGTCAGCTATGAAATGAGCGCAACCACAAGTTGTTTGACTCTGTGTTTTCCTAAACCCCGGTGGTTATGGAGTCC is part of the Oryza brachyantha chromosome 2, ObraRS2, whole genome shotgun sequence genome and encodes:
- the LOC102708776 gene encoding uncharacterized protein LOC102708776 isoform X2, giving the protein MHPSRDSSLGFSPVGVSMNQASLHRRSTTGGQGEVCTDATGWSFPIPQVALGRTDAQANRSEGGFDHAGVGLMRHRVAPPTQFDGRMPDEPIEPELEGNDFVHYFTNLLVNDQESHDLPPPSHTSNDDVPRASKGSQKRTKNFRDDEDRLLVSAWLNIGMDPIQGSDQPLGAYWRRIHQYFHANKTFDSDRTQGPLMNRWGVIQHDVNLFCGCLSKIETRNQSGCSVDDKAPSYDLCTYHAMQSDKFSSSNAYNLWTQAYLENLYSLQLQVI
- the LOC102708776 gene encoding uncharacterized protein LOC102708776 isoform X3, which codes for MHPSRDSSLGFSPVGVSMNQASLHRRSTTGGQGEVCTDATGWSFPIPQVALGRTDAQANRSEGGFDHAGVGLMRHRVAPPTQFDGRMPDEPIEPELEGNDFVHYFTNLLVNDQESHDLPPPSHTSNDDVPRASKGSQKRTKNFRDDEDRLLVSAWLNIGMDPIQGSDQPLGAYWRRIHQYFHANKTFDSDRTQGPLMNRWGVIQHDVNLFCGCLSKIETRNQSGCSVDDKCMCNVQGRRY
- the LOC107303675 gene encoding uncharacterized protein LOC107303675 — protein: MPLGFKRGVAEVRAWDAAAPHPDAAGSSGVGGGGAPPPPPPSSSPLAYPSLWPSLPGHLPCAGQEEAGIEWTFDPCLHKYWNATHGKFRCQVPRQQQQNMLSNTHGDRAVFKLQKSFFENFILCNITGRSKHHALPKFNLYAEDESRDIMVTSRGSEISLVSSGFGRRQTLVLSHQQVQIECDGHTVASPICRFVLSFLQHVKSASELLRSWMRFIKLFALKLFYCWMAPAIKRFLPMLTRLSWFSIMGDPMLQTEEFMHACCVHCVH
- the LOC102708776 gene encoding uncharacterized protein LOC102708776 isoform X1, with translation MHPSRDSSLGFSPVGVSMNQASLHRRSTTGGQGEVCTDATGWSFPIPQVALGRTDAQANRSEGGFDHAGVGLMRHRVAPPTQFDGRMPDEPIEPELEGNDFVHYFTNLLVNDQESHDLPPPSHTSNDDVPRASKGSQKRTKNFRDDEDRLLVSAWLNIGMDPIQGSDQPLGAYWRRIHQYFHANKTFDSDRTQGPLMNRWGVIQHDVNLFCGCLSKIETRNQSGCSVDDKVSLFVTNETMSCMFICDILVNAYFFCVCYLHIASACAMFKAEDIKNTNFAYMHCWKILKDMPKWIAWKNHRAATKIASNKKQKTVSNSSPASARMLKIQKML